In Acidimicrobiales bacterium, the DNA window GCCGGCCGTCAGTGGAACAGCCCCTCGCGGAGGGCGGCGGCGATGGCCTGGGCGCGGTCGGCCACGCCGAGCTTGCGGTAGATGGCGCGGGCGTGCGTCTTCACCGTCTCCTCGCCCATCAGGAGCGTGCGCGCCACGGCGCGATGCGAGAGCCCCCGCACCATCTGCTCGAGCACCTCGCTCTCCCGGTGGGTGAGGCCGAGGTGGGCGCCGGGCCAGTACTCCCCGCTGTGCAGCTTGGCGGCGGACAGGGCGACCCGGCCCATCAGCGCCGGGTCGATGGCGATCTCGCCGTCCATCACCCGCTCCAGGTGGCCGACCAGCTCCTGGCCGGTGACGCGTTTGAGGAGGAACCCCGATGCCCCGGCCCGCAGGGCCTGGAACAGGTACTGCTCGTCGTCGTAGACCGTGAGGAACACCACCCGCACGTCGGGAAGGCGGGTGAGCAGGTCCTGGCACAGGTCGAGGCCGCTGGCCCCCTTCAGGCGCACGTCGAGGAGGACGAGGTCGGGCTGCAGCGATGCCACCAGGTCGGCGGCGGCGGCGGCCGTGGTCGTCTGGCCGACGATCTCGATGCGGGCGGCATGGGGCCGCAGCATGGCGGCCAGACCGTCGAGGACCATCTGGTGGTCGTCCACCAGCACGACGCGCATCGGGGCGGTCCTCCCGACAGCCGCCGCGTCCACCATCGGTCCAAGCCTACGCGTGGCGTGGGCCGGTCTCCCTCTGCGGTTCCCCGCCGCGGGGGAGGACCGGCGACGGGTCCCTTGCCTAGGATCGAGTGATCATGTCTTCACCCTCCGCGTCTGCGAACGAGCGATTCAGCATCATCCCGTCGGTCCTGCCGTCCGACTTCGCCCGGCTGGGCGAGGAGCTCGTCGCCCTCGAGAAGGCGGGCGTCGACCGCGTTCAGTTCGACGTCATGGACGGGGTGTTCGTGCCCAACCTGACGTTCGGGCCGGACGTCATCAAGTCGGTCCGGTCGTGGGTGGAGGTCCCCTTCGAGGCCCACCTCATGATCGTCGAGCCCGACCGGATGCTCTCGACGTGGGTGGAGGCGGGCTGCGAGCTGGTCATCGTCCACGCCGAGGCGGCCACCCACCTGCACCGGACCCTGGCCTCGATCCGCGAGATGGGGGCGAAGGCGGCCGTCGCCCTGAACCCGGCGACGCCCATCGAGGCGGTCAGGCACGTCGTCGACCTGCTGGACCTCCTCCTGGTGATGACCGTCAACCCGGGCTTCGGCGGCCAGGACTACATCGCCACGATGGAGCCCAA includes these proteins:
- a CDS encoding response regulator transcription factor, with product MRVVLVDDHQMVLDGLAAMLRPHAARIEIVGQTTTAAAAADLVASLQPDLVLLDVRLKGASGLDLCQDLLTRLPDVRVVFLTVYDDEQYLFQALRAGASGFLLKRVTGQELVGHLERVMDGEIAIDPALMGRVALSAAKLHSGEYWPGAHLGLTHRESEVLEQMVRGLSHRAVARTLLMGEETVKTHARAIYRKLGVADRAQAIAAALREGLFH
- the rpe gene encoding ribulose-phosphate 3-epimerase; translated protein: MSSPSASANERFSIIPSVLPSDFARLGEELVALEKAGVDRVQFDVMDGVFVPNLTFGPDVIKSVRSWVEVPFEAHLMIVEPDRMLSTWVEAGCELVIVHAEAATHLHRTLASIREMGAKAAVALNPATPIEAVRHVVDLLDLLLVMTVNPGFGGQDYIATMEPKIAEAAALLRNADHYVELEVDGGISAKTVAGAARAGARALIAGSALYKDPEGLEHAVSEIRERARQACPGVE